DNA from Devosia yakushimensis:
ACGAGGGTGGGGGTCGGCGAGCATTGTGCAGAAGCCGCAAAGACCCCCACCCTAGCCCTCCCCTCAAGGGGGAGGGAACGAACAATCGGCCATCGTGCCCCGCCTTCAAAGGAGGCAAAGAAAATGTTTGACCAAATCCGCCCCGCCATCGTGCTGACCGTATTGCTCTCGGCGGTTACAGGCCTGGCCTATCCCCTGGCCATTACGGCTGCCGCCCAGGCTGTGTTGCCTGGCCAGGCCAATGGCAGCCGCATCGAACGGGAAGGCGCCGTTATCGGCTCCGAGCTGATCGGCCAGAATTTTACCCAGCCGGGTTATTTCTGGCCCCGGCCTTCGGCCACCGGCCCCGACGCCTATAACGCTGGTGCTTCGACCGGTTCCAATATCGGACCGACCGGCAAGGCGCTGGTCGACCGCGTGGCCGGCTCGGTCCAGACCATGGGCGGCGGCCCGGTGCCTGCCGACGCCGTCACCACGTCCGGCTCGGGGCTCGATCCCCATATCACCCCGCAGTATGCGGCCTGGCAGATCGAGCGGGTGGCCCAGGCACGCGGGGTCGAACCGGCTGAAATCGCCGAGATCGTTGCCCGTGTGACGGAAGGCCCGGCCTTGGGTATATTCGGGGAACCACGCGTCAACGTGCTGCGTCTTAACCTGGCGCTGGACGAGGCTGCGGGTCCAGCGGAAGGTCGATAGCAACCCATGCACCCAATCCAATCACAGCGTCATTCCCGCGCAGGCGGGAATCCATTCCTGGATAGGGTATGGGTGAAAGAGTGGATTCCCGCCTGCGCGGGAATGACGCCGTGGGTTTTGGGAACGCGTGCAGATGCGCAATGACGCCGACAAGCGACCGGACCCCGCCGTCCTGCTACAGCTTGCCGCGCGTGAAACCCGCGGCAAGCTGACCGTGTTTCTGGGTGCGGCGCCCGGCGTGGGCAAGACCTATGCCATGCTGGAGCGGGCGCGGGGGCTCAAGGCGGCCGGGACCGATGTGGTGATCGGGCTGGTGGAAACCCATGGCCGCGGCGATACGGCCAAGCTGGCCGAAGGCATCGAAGTGCTGCCCCGGCAGAACAATGGCGGGCCCTATGGCGAATTCGACCTCGACGCGGCGCTGATCCGCCGCCCGGCCCTGCTGATCGTGGACGAGCTGGCCCATAGCAATGCGCCGGGCTCGCGCCACCCCAAGCGCTATCAGGATATTGCCGAGCTGATCGGGGCGGGGATCGATGTGTGGACCGCGCTCAATATCCAGCATCTGGAAAGCCTGTCGGACCTGGTGGCCCGCATTGCCGGGGTGCCGGTGCGCGAGACGGTGCCCGATATCGTGCTCAAGCGCGCCGATGAGGTGATCCTGGTCGATCTGCCACCGGCCGAGCTGATTGCCCGGCTCAATGACGGCAAGGTCTATCTGCCCGACAATGCCAAGCGGGCGCTGGACGGCTTTTTCAAACCCTCCACACTCACCGCCCTGCGCGAGCTGGCCCTGCGCCGCGCCGCCGACCGGGTGGACGACCAGATGGTCGATTTCCTGCGGCAAAGCGCGGTCGAAGGCCCCTGGGCGACGGGCGAGCGGCTGCTGGTCTGCGTGGGAGCGGACGCCATGTCGGAAAGTGTGGTGCGGGTCGCGAGCCGGCTGGCTTCGGGCCTCAATGCGCGCTGGCTCGTGGTATCGCTGAGCCGGCCCGGCGCCCCGCTGCCCGATCCGGTTGCGGCCGAACGGCTGGAAGAGACCCTGCGGCTTGCCGAACGATTGGGCGCCGAGACACGGCGCGAAACGGCGGGCGATTTCGTCGATGCCATCCTGCGGCTGGCGCGGCGGGAGCACATTACCCAGATCGTCATCGGCCGCTCCGCCACCAATCGCTGGTTCCGCCGCTCGCTGCCCGATGCCCTGCTGGCCGGTTCGGGCGAAATCGGCATCCATATCGTGCCGGGCGAGGGTTCAACGCTTGCCCCTTGGCGCCCGCGCAAGCGGCTGACCCTGCCGCAATGGGCGCTGACGCTGGGCCTGCCTATCGCTTCGGTGGGGGCCACGACGCTGTTCGGCCTGGGGCTGACAGCGCTGGTGGCGCTACAAAACCTCTCCATGCTCTATCTGGCCGCCGTGCTGGTTTCGGCTGTCATCGCGGGGCGCGGCTCGGCGCTTCTGGCGGCGGCGCTTTCCTTCTTCGCCTATAATTTCTTCTTCATCGAACCCACGGGAGAATTGACCGTGGCCCAGCCGCAGGAAGTGCTGTCGCTGGTGATCTTCATCGCGGTGGCCCTGGCGGCGGGCCAATTGGCCGCGCGCCTGCGCGAAAGCGCTGATCTGTCCCGCCAGCAGGCGCGGCAGAGCCAGGCGCTGCTCGATTTTTCCCGCAAGCTTTCGGCGGCGCATGGGCAGGAAAGCGTGCTCGACGCCATTGCCAGCCATCTCCATACGAGCCTGGGGCGGCCCGCCGTGGTGCTGGTGCCCGATGAGGGGGGCGACCTCTTGCCCGCCGCCGCATGGCCGCCCGACCAGGCGCTGGGCGCGGCCGAACTGACCGCGGCCCGCTGGGCCTTCGACAAGAAGGAGCCGGCCGGGTTCCTGACCGGCACGCTGCCGCAAATCCACTATCTCTTCCGGCCCATCATCTCGGCACAGCGCATTCTTGGCGTGGCGGGGCTGGTGATGGGGCCGCGCGACACGGCGCTGGGCCCCGATGAAGAACGGACCTGGGTGGCGCTGCTCGATCAATCGGCGATTGCGCTCGACCGCGCCCGGCTCACGCGGGAAAGCGCCCGGGCCTCGGTGGCACGCGAGGGCGAAAAGGTGCAATCGGCCCTGCTCTCCTCGCTGTCGCATGATTTGCGCACGCCGCTGGCCTCGATCACCGGGGCGGTGACGACGCTGTTGCAGCTGGGCGAGAAAGTGCCGCCGGAAAGCCGACAAGATCTGCTGGTTTCCATCGAGGAAGAGACCGCCCGGCTCACCCGCTTCGTCACCAATCTCTTCGACATGACGCGGATCGAGGCGGGCATGATGAGTGCGCGGCGCGAGCCGATCGAACTGGCCGAAATCATCGCGAAAAGCGCGGCACGGGCGCGCAAGCTGCACCCCGACCTCGTCATCGAAACCAGCATCGCCCCCGGCCTGCCCACAGCGGCAGGCGATGCCGTGCTGCTGGAACAGGTGCTGTTCAACCTGCTCGACAATGCCCGCAAATATGGCGGCGAGCTGCCCGTGACCGTCTATGCCCGGGCCGAGGACGGGATGGCGAGCATTGCAGTGACCGACCAGGGCAAGGGGATTCCCGAGGCGGAGCTGGAAAAAATCTTCGACAAATTCTATCGCCGCATCAAGGGCGACGGGCGGCCCGCCGGCACGGGGCTGGGCCTTTCCATCGCGCGGGGACTGATGACCGCCATGGGCGGCACGATCACCGCGACCAGCCCCGCCATCCGCAAGCGCGGTACCCGCATGACACTGCGCCTGCCCCTGGCGGGCGGAAAGGCAGGCTGATGCAACAAAGAATCCTCGTGGTCGATGACGAGCCGCAAATCCAGCGTTTCCTCAAGCCGGCCCTGCTGGCGGCGGGTTTTGATGTCGAAACGGCGGGCAGCGCCGCCGAGGCCAAGCGCCTGGCGGCGACGCGCGCCCCTGACCTGCTGGTGCTCGACCTGGGCCTGCCGGACGGCGACGGCAAGGGCGTGATCGAGACCATCCGCGCCTTTTCGGCCATGCCCATTATCGTGCTTTCGGCCCGCGACCAGGAGACCGAGAAGATCGCCGCCTTCGACATGGGTGCCGACGATTACGTGGAAAAGCCATTCGGCATTGGCGAGCTGCTGGCCCGCATCCGCGCCGCCTTGCGCCATGCCGGCCCGCAGCAGAGCCAGCCCACGGAGCGCCGGTTTGGCCGGGTGCTGCTGGACCTGGCGCACCGGCGGGTGCTGGTGGGGGACGAGCCGGTGCATCTGACGCCCAAGGAGTTCGAACTGTTCGACCTTTTGGCCGCCAATCCGGACAAGGTCATCACCCATCGCCAGGCGCTGATCCGCATCTGGGGGCCGGCGCATGGCGAGGATGTGCAATATCTGCGCGTTGTCATCGGGCAATTGCGCGCCAAGCTCGAAGAAGACCCCAAAAATCCGCGACTGATCCTCAATGAAGCGGGTGTGGGCTATCGGCTGGCGCCGCCCCTTGCGACATAATGCCGACATGAATACTGGCTCTTTGAGGCCGGGCACATGGGTCGTGCCGGCGGCGCTGCGGCGCCTTTTGGGATTTTGAGGAGCTTGAAATATGACGAGACTGGCTATTTGGGGTATTGCCGCGCTCATGGTGCTGATGGCCGGGCCGAGCCATGCCGCGCCGGCCTATTCCTTCGGCGACGATAATGGCGAATATGCCAATGATGGCGAGTGCGACGATCCGCGCTTTGACGGGCCCGGCATGACAGCCACGGACCTGCTGAGCGACGATGTGCTGCATGACGCCAGCGATTGCGAGGCGGCCTTCAATGCGGGCCAGCTGACGCTGCGCGGCGTGGCCGACGATGGCACGATCGATTTCGGCGATGACGAGGGCGAATATGCCAATGACGGGGAATGCGACGACCTGCGTTTCATCGGCTCGGGCATGACCGCCACCGCCCTGATCCAGGACGATATCATGCATGACGCGACCGATTGCCGGACCGCCTATGAGGCCGGTAAGCTCAAGCTCAACCTGCGCTAGGCCATTTTCGCCAAAACAGCGGCCTGGCGCCGCGTCACCTCTCCCTTGGGGGAGAGGTCGACGTTTGGGTCGGGTGAGGGGGCCTTTTCCAAGCAGAAAGCCCCTCCCCGACGCCTGCGGCAAGCACCACATGCGCAGAAAACTGGCTTTTGCCGGCCAGCATCAGTTAAATGACTGCGGCCCTGGGCCAAGGCACGAGAAGCGGTAGGACCTGCCACTTCTATCCGGCCAGCCAGGCATGGCATGGCGTCCTTTAGGGACCCGAGCGAGGCACGTCTTGAGCCAGTCTTCGACCGTCTTTTCGCTGCGCATAGTTGCCGTCGTGCTGATCGTCACCCTCGCCTGGGATGCGCTGGACCCCGGCGCCGGCCCCTCCCCCCTATTCGTGCTCGCCTCCTATTTCCTCCTCGGCTTCGTCTGCGCCGCCGCCTTTCCAGGCCAGGTCTGGCTAGGTGTAACCATCGCCGTCGCCGCCGCCCTCACCTTCGAAATCCTGCAATCCCTCGTCCCCTTCCGCGACGTCCGCGAAATCGAACTGATCGGAAAGTGGCTGAGCGTTTCGGGCGGGGTGATACTGGAGCTGGTGCTGGTCTTTGTAAGGGATGTGAGGGAGCGGGGGCGGTGACTTTTGCGTTCATATTGTAGATTGCGCGAACCACACGCCCTTAAAACTAATTTTTAAAACCCTCCAACCTAGAGGCGCCCGCGAGTCTCTTGGCCAGATATTCAGAATCCAGGCCCGGAAGTATGGCCTGAATCTCTGGGCTTTTGGCCATCTCAGTGAGCCTTCTTACAAAGGCTGGTCTCGCTGGGGTGATATGGATCGATGAACTCATTGCCCTCGCCTTTGATGCTCTCCAGTTTGGAAAAGTCAAAGTATGTGATACCCAGCAATCGCAGCCACGCGGCTGTTTCGGGA
Protein-coding regions in this window:
- the kdpC gene encoding potassium-transporting ATPase subunit KdpC, producing MFDQIRPAIVLTVLLSAVTGLAYPLAITAAAQAVLPGQANGSRIEREGAVIGSELIGQNFTQPGYFWPRPSATGPDAYNAGASTGSNIGPTGKALVDRVAGSVQTMGGGPVPADAVTTSGSGLDPHITPQYAAWQIERVAQARGVEPAEIAEIVARVTEGPALGIFGEPRVNVLRLNLALDEAAGPAEGR
- a CDS encoding sensor histidine kinase is translated as MRNDADKRPDPAVLLQLAARETRGKLTVFLGAAPGVGKTYAMLERARGLKAAGTDVVIGLVETHGRGDTAKLAEGIEVLPRQNNGGPYGEFDLDAALIRRPALLIVDELAHSNAPGSRHPKRYQDIAELIGAGIDVWTALNIQHLESLSDLVARIAGVPVRETVPDIVLKRADEVILVDLPPAELIARLNDGKVYLPDNAKRALDGFFKPSTLTALRELALRRAADRVDDQMVDFLRQSAVEGPWATGERLLVCVGADAMSESVVRVASRLASGLNARWLVVSLSRPGAPLPDPVAAERLEETLRLAERLGAETRRETAGDFVDAILRLARREHITQIVIGRSATNRWFRRSLPDALLAGSGEIGIHIVPGEGSTLAPWRPRKRLTLPQWALTLGLPIASVGATTLFGLGLTALVALQNLSMLYLAAVLVSAVIAGRGSALLAAALSFFAYNFFFIEPTGELTVAQPQEVLSLVIFIAVALAAGQLAARLRESADLSRQQARQSQALLDFSRKLSAAHGQESVLDAIASHLHTSLGRPAVVLVPDEGGDLLPAAAWPPDQALGAAELTAARWAFDKKEPAGFLTGTLPQIHYLFRPIISAQRILGVAGLVMGPRDTALGPDEERTWVALLDQSAIALDRARLTRESARASVAREGEKVQSALLSSLSHDLRTPLASITGAVTTLLQLGEKVPPESRQDLLVSIEEETARLTRFVTNLFDMTRIEAGMMSARREPIELAEIIAKSAARARKLHPDLVIETSIAPGLPTAAGDAVLLEQVLFNLLDNARKYGGELPVTVYARAEDGMASIAVTDQGKGIPEAELEKIFDKFYRRIKGDGRPAGTGLGLSIARGLMTAMGGTITATSPAIRKRGTRMTLRLPLAGGKAG
- a CDS encoding response regulator, with the translated sequence MMQQRILVVDDEPQIQRFLKPALLAAGFDVETAGSAAEAKRLAATRAPDLLVLDLGLPDGDGKGVIETIRAFSAMPIIVLSARDQETEKIAAFDMGADDYVEKPFGIGELLARIRAALRHAGPQQSQPTERRFGRVLLDLAHRRVLVGDEPVHLTPKEFELFDLLAANPDKVITHRQALIRIWGPAHGEDVQYLRVVIGQLRAKLEEDPKNPRLILNEAGVGYRLAPPLAT